The window GGTCATCTCCTTGGTAAATATATAACGGCTCCataatacaaataaatatttaGGATTCTTGATGACTCGATCCAACCTCATCAGTGACCTACCATGGTGCTCAAAGAGCAGCCACAATAGCCCCACCAGAAATAACCGATGTTAGGTTTTTTGTattaaataacaataataataaaactaaatcatgcataaacatatctataaaatgaaatatgAAATGCATGCAACTGTACTCAATAATAAGTGGATAACTACAGTCAATAAATGTTATTATAACAACAATAATTATTCTCGAGCAACAGCACACAAGGGAGCTACATTGTCATACTGCTAAACTGTCATGCCGAGTGAGATACTCCGTGTTATGCTAAGACAAACACCCAGGACTCCGCTCACGACAGATATCAAACGATACAATGGAATGACACAAACTTAATAGAACCAGATAATACAACCCGAAGGACTGTGCACATTGGCAGGAATGCACAATTGTATCTATAGTGTCGGGTGTAACGATAAAAGTTATATTAGTTGCAATATGATCTCGAGATAAATAACAAGTGTCGAGTAGTTACATAAAACAATATAGAATAAACAAGAACGATAGAGCTCAAGATGTATATCATAAATGTCATGTCATATTCCAAATTCCATAATATATAACAAAAAAGGAAAATTAAATCCACTGAGGAATTTAGaaacaataaataatacaaataaGATAACTACACataataaaacataaatacTCATAAAAGATAATTTATGTCTTACCGTCATATGTTAACGAATTGTTACATAcatatacaaacacaacaattaATAATCAAATTTCCATGTCATCGCCTTGGcctatattatttaaaatattcaaaGACTGgagaaattcataaaaaatcaaCAGCTTGAATAGTTCAATTGATATTCTAAAATATTCAAAGTTGTTATATTCTTACAAATTCACAACTAGCTATTTAAACTCGTCAAATTTTTCACACTAGCTTAAATAATTCAAATAGTATTTCTAAGTCTTCAAAGTTGAATTATTTAGCTCAACATCCAACTGGACGAATTTATATCGAAACTTTGTTCTAAAATTCCCAAAACAAATTTTTCTAGTTCAAATATCGCAAAACTaggatttataaaataaaaaatccaaGAATTCCTTAAAATCTCAACTTTGCCAATTTACTTGTTTATCATTTTCATCTtgtttcaaaattgaattatttAGCCCAAAATCCAAATCGTCAAATTTATATCTAAACTTTTTTTCTAAAATTcccaaaacaaatatttttagttcaaataaaaaaaaactaggATCTATACAATTAAATATATGAGAATTCATGAAATTACAATATTTGCCAGTTTACATGTTTACCATTTTCAGCTCGTACATAGGCTCGGTTTTAATGTCATAATTCAATATATACTTATTCAAAATATACATACATAAATGGTTGTAATTCTAACTCAATTTCCCATATTTTATCAGAAGATGTCGAAGTGAAGTTCAATCATTTCGACAAGCTAATTCACACAAAACAAAATCTCCGTGAAACATATTTTCGGTTCGTCACTTGATAACATTAAATTCATATCTAATTCGTTTTTTTCTCTAATAAAGTTGTGCCAATTGGAAATGAAATATAACTTGATTTTCTAACTTTGTATagttcactacaaaaaaacggacagcatagcgacggttttaataaaatcgtcgctaatatagcgacgTTTTTCaattaaccgtcgctatatagcgacggtatttaaTAAACCGTTGCTTgtttaaaatagcgacggtttttagaaTAACGGtcgctaaattagcgacggttttaaataaACCGTCGCAATTTAGCGACCGGTTTTCACAAACCGTCGCTCATATTGCGACTGTTTCCAAAAACCGTCGTTATTTAAAGCAACGGTCTTTTTACCCGTCGCCATTAATAAAAATGGAGACGGTTTTACGAAACAGTCGCAATATTATAACGACGGTTCTAGTTAGACCGTCGctttaaaatagcgacggtttggagTAAATGGTCGCTAAATAGAATaagcaacggtttttaaaaacataGTCGCTATTATAACGACAGTTTCTTTACACCCGTCGTcataatagcgacgggtttaagacaaccgtcgccgattttaaatcggcgacggttttgaaataaccgtcgccgatctagtttggcgacggttttctacaaaccgtcgctacatgACGACGGTGAATTCATAACAGTCGCTATATAACGACGGTTTTATTCATAttcgtcgctatatagcgactgTTCCTAAATAACCCGTCGCTATGTTTGTATATAATCAGCCCTCCCCGAACATTTCTTACACGATTTCATCTCTGTTTCGTTTTTTTTTCGAACTCTATCAATTTTTTTCTCTGTTTCGATTTTTTTATTGTGTACTTAACATTTTTTCGTATTTATGTTGTAGATTTGATTGTCGATGCGATCTTCCAACGCTACGTGGGAGCTGCAAATCTTCGCACAAATCAGGTTttaatttactatatataaataccgttgtttatatattaatttactataaatacCGTTTATATATTCGCACAAATCTTCACACAAATCTTCGCAGAAATCTTCGCAGAATCTTCGCACCCCgtttatattttgatttttgcGATAAATCCCGCCGCTTTTTATGCGGcgggattttttaaaaaacctccgaacaaaatagcgacggttgttaaaAGACTGTCGCTTCAGATAGCGACGGTCTTTTTATTTAATCTGTCGCTccatatagcgacggtatttaaTGTTCGTCGCTTATAATGGCGACGGTTTTtagaataaccgtcgctaatatagcgacggtcttcttcaagaaaccgtcgctaatataagCGACGGGGAGCCAAACCGTCGTCTTTAGAAGACGACGGGGCCTCTGGTCAcgtttaataaaaccgtcgtctTTACCGTCGCTAGgcctaattagcgacggtttgaccgTCGCTAATGGCCCAATTTTTTTGTAGTGGTTGGGATCATTTCGAAGATAAAACATAgctaatataatttaattagacCATCAACTCAAGACTCCAAATCAAAGCATTTCAGAGTTCATTTAAACACATGACTAAAATTCGAACATAAACAAAAATTTCCGAACTTACCTCCAAGTCTTCAAACTCTTAACCAAAACCAACAATACGACATATATCAATCATTGAacacaaaattaaatttaaaagtataaaTTAACTCCAGGCTTTTGGAGGTACCTTGAATCAAGCTCCTACGTACTCAAATAGATTGGGAATCGCACTCTACAAGCTCCAAGGAACAAGAAAATGGCTAAAAAGAAGCTGGAGGATGAAGTATGACCTGTTTCCGATAGCAGAGCCGGCCCTGGGGCAGGGATCCTGCCCAAGGCCCAAAATATACCAAATTTTTGTGGCCCAATATTGTTATATATCGGCTTCACAATCCTCCTCCTAACTCTCAATTCTGAACACAATtcttttcaatttaattttatGGTGAACTTGTAACATAAACCTGGATTATGACACCTTGAAATTTGAATAAATGATTGTCCTTCTCACAAGTTAATTGTATGTTGTCACTTTTCGCTTGTGGAGCCTTTCAAGGTCGATGTTTGGAGGTGTTACGGTTGGTGTTGTACAACACTCTCGGCAACAATATCCGATTTACTTCGTTGTATATGTGGTCTTCCTTGAACTTGAAATAGTAGGGCTTCATATGACTAGGTTTGTAATAGTAATGACACACAAAATAGCGTTTCGTTCGCTTCGGCTTTTGAGCAACATCTTGGCTTTTTGATGGAGTTCTCTTGGTCGTGAAGTAACTGACAGTGGTTTCGATGTACCCATGTTTTCTTTCACAAATACAGTTGGTTTTGATGATTCTCCAATTTCAAACACACTATTTTTTAAAGCCTAATCTAGTTTTACTATCTTTTTCCATCATCGGTATGGAATCAAGCTTGGATGTACTCGAGTTGAACTTAGAAAGTTTTTCAGTTGCCTTTTTAATTTCATCCTTGGTTTGACGTaattccaaatttttttttcttgagaTCACTTCGAGTTTGGCAACTACAGAATTTAGCTCAGTATTATCTTTTGAGAGAGTTGTGTTCAGCTTGTTTTTTTTATCCAGCCAGCATATAACTCCTCATACATCTTTTGTATACTTTCTAGAGTGATTTCTTCATCGTCAGCTTCCAAATATTCCAGAGCACTTAAATTTCTAGAAGTTACAGAGTTAAAGCACATTGATTCTAGATAGGTGTTCAAGCCAGGTGTTGCAATATCGGAGGCAAAACCTATCAGATTAACTTGTAACCAGAGTCTTTCTTCCAAAAGTACAGTCAACGACGTGTGATTTTGTAATGTCCAAAAATAAGATGATGTAattcaactgcatgcaaatctagggaaaatgaaaaataactAATTAAATAGTTTTAATGACATGAATTAACTATGATATGCATGAGTACATGTTTAAAAATAGGGTTTATCGTTAGGATGCATAAAATTGTATtatttaaaggttattcgatatataatcgaagaacggagaccgatgactaaaaaaaggaaaatatttttattaaataatgtttttaattatttagaatactaatgctatataatatttttgaaaaggaggtgttttgaggtgattttagtCGTAATTTTTAATAGTATTCGATTTTCgacgaaaatatgaactttttaaGAACTCGACTAATATTTCCACAAccttttataaataaaatattttaaatattaattaatgagcttaatgggcctaatataCTAGACTAATGGTCTTAGCTTACACcatgtgttttaattaaaataaaaactagCAAACCTTACCCTAAACCCCATAACTAACGTCCCCCACTCCCCTTACACAAACTAGGACTCTCTCAACAagaccacacacacacacacacacacacacgaagGTTTTGAGAGGATTTTGGCATGGAGTTGAGGAAAAATCAGCCTAAGGTTTTCTgcgtcgtcgttcttcgtatcgCCAAAACGTTTTCGTGTATAAATTATAGGCGaaggcacgccttaatctcttttttctcatctatcacgccatattattgaattgaattatgtttgcatgaaaaaaatGGTTACCatattttattttcgtttttgacatgatcaaaactcgtgtttgtatgatttaaaaCTTATGTATATGTtgcataaaggggctgccatccTAGGTAAATAAAAAGGGGCAATTTTAAGAGGGTTTAAAGGCCTAGACAGCCTGATGCAAGGGCTTGACATGCAGGAGGAAGCTCGGTCAGAAATTCACAAAATTGTGCACAAGGGTTCAGCTAGTAAGGAGCAGCACGTGCGGCTCGACTAGGGCTCGGGCTGGACATGATTAGGGGTGAGAaatagtcctagccatgctaggactataGCGCGACAACGGGGGAAGAGCCCATGTGCGATGGGACTCTTCCCATGCAACCGAGGGTTGTGCCGTGCAAAGGGGAACCACGGCTTGGCCAAGGGGTCCAGGCTAGGTCTAAGAGTTGTGTAGGGAGGGTCTCGAGGGTCTGGGCTCGGGTGGTGGCTTGGGGAAGGAGCCCTCGATGTGTAGGAGTCCTAGGCGCAAGAGAACTATCGTGCATGCTCTTGTTCGGGCATGAGGCTGCAGCATGGGCTAGGGGCTGGTTCGAGGGGTCAAGGCTGGTCAGTAAGGTCCATATGTGTTCTGGTCAAAGTTTGGCTCTAGTTGGCTCGGGCATGGCTCGATGAAATCTCGAGATGGCTCGAAAGATTCTCGCTAGGGTTCGGTTCTTGAGTTTAAATGGCTAAGGGGTCTAACCATGGTCCACGGGGGTCTATTCATGGTTCATGAGGGCAATTTAGGTATAAAAGGTATATGTGTAAACTTgggattaaaatattaaagtttgaattaattcggggATTTAACGCCTTAcgaattaataaatataaaataaaattgaaattctctaatttaagctaaataaaaatattagagatttaatttaagcttaaataattatttgggatggtctagagtcaatgaaagtgagaaaaaatcaaaatcgaGAAATTCTAAGTCTATGGGTAAAactgtcattttacacctaaaaaaagGATAGACGTCCTGAAAGTGCCTTGAATGCTCTAAAATAggttaatatgtttattttaaatgttcatgaaattttatgatgaaacgttaattCTAAAAGATAAGTTCCATGTtcggtttaaaaaaaaatgatttttatatgctTTAATTTTTAGTTGAAGGAGGTAAAGTGATTgagactaatacgatgatatgtaatgccaaggctcagttgacgagtaATACTGTCGCTGATTTTCCCGCCGCCCAATACtctggttacacgtagatggatccatcgaccttcagctgatacgaaagtcacaattaacgatctgaattcaataaaagggaaacatatacgtatatgatgagaAGGAAAATGCTTATGATGAATGGAaaaatgtttaaagtttatgcatgttcatgaaaagtattttaagtaaaagtattttcactgttacttgtgattgtatatgtattacttgttatcatggttaCGCTTTGCTGAGttaatagactcactaggtgtgctCGATACAGGTGatcatgatattgatgttgtttagggatttgatggttgatcttactggactgaaggtgcacacaacccgaggaccagcgctagttttccgcatttAGATTAAGTTGATGATTTAAgtttacgttaaagattttatgacttttatgatgcttttgagaggtttttgagataATGTTAAAGTtagttttattttgaaatattgttgTGTTTAGGTTTTGTAAATGATTGATGATTTATGTTTTGACTTACTTTCCTTTGAATTTTCCAATAtaattggttgttttatttttaaagattgtgcaaagttaatttaaaaatatatgtctatatatatgtatatatattcggccaaagttttttaaaaaatatttctagtactttttaagaaaacgagtagtggacatTTCAGTTGGTGTCAGAGAATGTTCCTGCAAAGAGTTGTGCCACTGTCAGTTCCGGaaagctcagtcgtcaagcctcaaatctGTAAGTTTAATTGCTTTACATGATTTTATGATGATACATGCATGTTTACATGGATTGTACGATTACGTTACATGTTTAATAGCTTTTTAAGGATAAATGTTATATATGCTTAAAGTTGCTCAAAAAGATATAAGTATATGTTGCATGATTagaaaacttagatttaaatgcatattgGTTACGTTCAGagaaaatgttcagatataatgtCTCCTAGATGCGCATCCAGTACTGATAGGCAATCTGAGAATATTGAGGATCGTCAAGGGAATTCACCCCCACCTCGTAATGGGGATGCTGCTATTCGTGCACTGGAGGGCATGGCAGGCTTCTTTGAGCAGCAGTTTCAGCAAGCTCCAAGGCCACAACACGATGTTtatgatcagttccggaggctaTGCCCAAGGAATTTTCTAGCACCACTGATCCATTTGCTGCTTAGGGTTGGATTCGACCACTGGGGGTGCACTTTCGATATCTGAATATGGGAGAGTTGACCATGTTAGGTGTGCCACACATATGCTAAGAGATGGTGCTTCCCTTTGGTGGGAAGGGGCAGAACATGGATTCATTTGGCTATACTTACTTAGGTTCGATTCAAGGAAATATTCTATGAGAAATACTTCACTGCTGACGTCCGAAGATGCTTgaagagagagttcatgagtCTCCGCTAAGGGGACACGACTGTGGCCGagtttgtgaggaagtttgatagaggttgtcactttgtgcccctcatTGCTATAGATGCTGCAGATAAATTAAGGCACTACATGGATGACCTTCGACCTACTATATGTCGTGATGTGATGATGATGCGACCGGCAGAGTATGCAGCTGCCACTGACTATGCATTCCAAGCTGAGCAAGccttgaaagatattgattatgagatgcaGCGCAAGAGTCAACAACACTGGCAGAGCTCTCAGCCAAATAAGAAGCCATTTATGGGGAACTACTAGAGCTCATGGGCAGGAAAATCACCAAGGGCAAGTGAAGAAGTCGGGACAGTAGGCACCTAGGCCACAACATGACGTATATGATCAGTTCCAGAGGCTAAggccgaaggaattttctggcaccaccgatCCCTTTGCTGCTGAGGCTTGGTTTTGTGAACTCGAGGTACACTTTCGCTATCTGAATATGGGGGATTCTGACCGTGTGAGGTGTACCACTTACCTGTTTAGGGATGATtcttctttatggtgggaaggagccgatCATGGTGTTAATATTGCTACACTTACTTGGGATCGATTCAAAGAGATATTCTACGAGAAATACCTCACTGCTGATGTTAGAGGGCGATTGAAGAGGGAATTTATGACTCTCCGTCAGGGAGACGTTTATGTTGCTGAATTTATGAATAaatttgataggggttgtcactttgtaccccttattgcgAGGGATGTTGCTGAGAAGCTTAGATACTTCATGGATGGTTTACGACCTACCATTCATAATAATGTTATGATGATGCGTTCTTTTGATTATGCTACTGCTAATACTTATGAATTCAAGTCTGAGTAATATTTGAAAGACATTGAGTTTGAAGTGCAGCGCAAGAGGAACCGTGCCCAAAAATCGAATCAGCAGAGTAAGAAGCCTTTTATGGAGGCTAGCAAGGGTCAGGGTCAGCAGAAATTGGGGGCGCAAAAGAATGATGTGAAGCCTTTGTGCAAGGAATGCAACCACCACCATTATGGCAAGTGTCTCTCTGGAAAGTGCTTCAAATGTGAAGAGCGAGGACATATTTCCCTCAATTGCCCTAAGCTACAGGCACCTGCAACTGGTAGGGCATACGTCATTCATGCTAAGGAGGCTGAAGCAGAGCCAGACACGACTTTGATTACTGGTAACCAAGTTGTTTAATGATTTTACATTGCTTTTAtacataaaatattaatttgattATCGGAATTGATTAGTAAAATGAGGAACATAGAGGAAAATAGGTTGCATGTCCTACTTGAGCTGGATTTAAGAAATGACAttgaaaattttagaaattGAGCATAAAATATAagctttaataaattaaatgaataattgaaccaaattaataatttttggcCTTAAGTATGGAGGAATGAAATTGGGGTGTCGATtgtaaagaaataaaaaatttaggGACCAAACAATGAATTTCGAGAAGTTTAAGGCCTAACTAATTGAGCTCGAAAATTTATTGGGAAAGAAATGCAGTTTTTGAGATTTTGAGGACCGAAATGCAGaaagttaaaaactttaaaGGCTGAAATGATATCTCCGAAAATTAAGAGGGCTAAGTGTGATAATTTTCGAGAACGACTCTAGGTTCCTAGTGGAGATTCACTGAGAGAGATTGTTATGGAGGAAAATCATAcaccccgtactccattcatcTTGGAAGCgcgaagatgtataaggatctgtAGCAATTGTATTGGTGGTCGGGCGTGAAGCAAGACATCTTGCATTTTATGTCTGAATGTTTGACATGCCAGAAAGTAAGGCAGAGTATCGGAATACGCAGCACAAGTGTGATAGGATGCAAAACTTAAGCCAATCAGATTAAGTATGAAGTGAATGAGGGAGACTAAGCTTTTCAATAATCAAGACTAGAAAAaatttcgaggaagaaattCTATTTAAGGAGAAAGGAATTGTAACGCCCGAACACACTAACTACATGCatgcattaaaaaatatttgaaatttatttaaatgagtGGTCTAGAAGCATGTTTAGTATTTGCATGGTTTAACAATGATTGTGTAATCGCATGTTATGAATGTAAACTGTATGTGGTCGAATACGCGATGCACGGAAAAGGCAAGAGAATCGGGACGATTTTAATAAAGTTTCTATTTTtagaaatttataaataaaaatttctaTATTTAGAAAGTCTGAATTAGGAAAGCggaaattaatttatattaatggACGAATTTAATCAGTAACGAACTTTTACGAAGAAAAATAGTAGTTTCGGGCGTGCAATATTAGAAACTTTTAAATATTGTTGGGACTCTTAGTAAAGattaa is drawn from Primulina eburnea isolate SZY01 chromosome 10, ASM2296580v1, whole genome shotgun sequence and contains these coding sequences:
- the LOC140842887 gene encoding uncharacterized protein, with product MGDSDRVRCTTYLFRDDSSLWWEGADHGVNIATLTWDRFKEIFYEKYLTADVRGRLKREFMTLRQGDVYVAEFMNKFDRGCHFVPLIARDVAEKLRYFMDDIEFEVQRKRNRAQKSNQQSKKPFMEASKGQGQQKLGAQKNDVKPLCKECNHHHYGKCLSGKCFKCEERGHISLNCPKLQAPATGRAYVIHAKEAEAEPDTTLITGNQVV